The window ggtccttgtccttctgagcggctcctcgcccaacgagatagctagccggacttggccgaccggcaagacttcgttccccgtgaatccgtagaggggggtcgtcattggcagtagttcggctcggtcaatttgtagttggtcgaaggctttcttgaagattatgttgaccgagctgtctgtatcaatgaaaatgcggtgaatagtataattggctattaccgctcggatgatcagggcgtcatcgtaagggacttcaactccttgaaggtctctgggcccgaagctgatctcgggtccgctcgccttctcctggctgcagccgaccgcgtggatcctcaactgccttgcatgcgcctttctggctctattcgaatctccgccggtcggaccaccggcgatgatgttgatctctcctTGAGAGGCGTTGcccctgttctcctcctcccgagtggaaggtcgaggtcgttcatTTGACGCTCGATGGTGGGCTCCGTGTTGCTGACGGTGCTGCCGCTCAGGGGATCGCCTTTCTGTCCTTTGCATggggctccgttgtcgatgttGCCGATCTGGTGAGGGCGATCGGCGATGGTAACTCCTTGGTGcgggatgagcgatgggggggaggctccgacgGTCGCAGGTATTGTGAGTggccgactgatggagtgaacaaaacattggggtccacacCTTCCCCTTGTgcttgggccgatcagccgcgACTTTTTAGACGGCGTGCGGCCGAGtatgctgatgaggacgggcggcatcggcccgcggtcctctgggtggctggtgaCTGATGGGTTGCTTCCGCTCGACGGAAGCTGGTTGGTCGCCCTGGGCTTCTTTCCTTCTCgctgcctgggcttcctccacattgatgtatttgtTGGCTTTATgcaacatgtggtcgtagtcccgaggcggcttccgaatgagtgatcggaagaagtcaccgtccacgagcccttgcgtgaacgcgttcaccattgtctccgaggtgaccgttgggatgtccatggccacctagttgaagcgttgaatgtacgctcggagcggctccctcgcgccttgcttgacggcaaacaagctgacgcttgtcttctggtggcgcctactgctagcaaaatgatgaaggaacgccgttcggaattccttgaaactgGTGATTGAGCCATCTGGCAGTCTTcgaaaccaccgatgcgccgatcACGAAAGCattgtgaggaacactcggcatttcacaccatctgtgtactgatgcagaGTTGCGGTACTGTCGAATTTACccaggtggtcgtctgggtcagttgtcccgttgtactccccgatcgcagggggcacataatgcctTGGCAATGGATCGCAAAGAATGGCGTCTGAGAACTGCTGGTTGGTCCGCTCGGGCGACGTGTCCGAGtggggcgcctttccttttctgacgtcccggatGGGTGCCTCGTCTGATGAGGACCCCTTATCTTGGTTGGCTTGCGCCACCTCTGACGAtgtctggaacagagcccgatgaaaaggtattgGGGCGGGCGGCGCACCCATCTGTGTGCCAGCTGACCCcttgttttgcccccatattgagagctgctcctgccggtcttcgggtggcgctcggccccccgaagctgatgttgcttgttgcaCTGCCCGTTCAGCCTGAGCTTTCTCCTGTTGCTCCACTATTTTCGCTTCTCAAGCTTggacgagtgcttcgagctcTTCAGGAGAGAGCGTCACCAAAAgctgacgtccagcttcttccatcttcttggctcggattcaggtgcgttcccacagatggcgccaatttgatcctgtccgagcgttgagtcgacggacgttggggacgtggcatgctccgctgtctccgactggcgatgtagctctccgacgatcctgcaaagaagctgagccgggaggggtttcccggcgacggtcctccgacgctcaagtcaggcaacgaacgAGGCAGAGTAACGTGGCTATAGTAAATAGTTGCGCATACCTTTGTCGACgtctggggtctttatataggaccccggggaagcgCGGACACGTTTCTCGACGCATGCacacttccccaaacataccttaacaaacctgtgtcagaaaagtacctctggcgccattccgcaattgtccgagcatatcccggatgtgacggtggaagcttccaccgtacgattctgtgtgctgcttgtcggcggcaggtgtctcgaggatgatgttatcccctgtctcctttgtcctcttgcactCCTTGTcggttccagggccgagcggatcgGCCGCTCGGCAAGTATATTACCCTTGCATCGGTCATATGCCTGGCCGAGACTGCTCTTGCCTGTGTTGCCTTATGCACCGGCCGAACGGTTCGCCCGCTCGACCATTGAAACCTCTGTACCTTGAGCATCGAAACCtaacccctagtcgggttgtctccCATTCAGTTCGGAGAATTCCCAGCCGGTCGGCCTGTAGGGCCCTATCGGTAGGCCTGCTCCGTCCGGTCGGCCGGTCTCCGGGCTGactatcttgacctttgacctccacgtgtcgttgacccccgCTGACGAGGATCCcggtccttatcaccggatcaatggACATACCTCTTTTTACCGTTACTTGCACTATTTATATAGCCACATGCTCCTAAACCTAAATACTGCTAGGGTAAATTTTGTTAGCCAGAATCTGGTCAGCTAGAAATTTTTATCTCCTAATTATAatgtatgcatgtacatgcatgtaattaatatctACATATAATATTACTAAAATACACAtacatacatatgcatatatatatTCTGGGTGGTCAGATTATGATTATTTAGCATTACTACTAAGCCCAAGTCTGCTTTCCACCGGCCCAATTTAAATGCAATGggtcattattggacctaaacgATTCTATATATTCGCACTGCTACTCAAAACCCTAGCCGTTCATGTCTCTCGCGTACTGGGGTTCTCTCTGGCGTCTCTGCGGTGATTTTAATTGCTTTTCGCCTTGAGCTTCATTTCTATTTCTTAATGCATTTTGTTCCTGAAACTTCTTGTGCCCCACTCGCGTGATGGCTTCTCGCGTCTTTCTTGTTCGATCGCATTGCAGTAGGCCTTTGGGTATTTGATCATGCTCTTGCTGCTTGATTATGTGCGTACTCTGGTCGGTTTAGATGGTGTTTTCATGGGAATCTATTCGTAGATTCGGCAGACAGAGTTGATCTTTGAAGATGTTAATATACTGTAAAATTATATTATGAGAAATAGTTTGGATTTCTGCAACGGCATCTAACTTTATCCTTTGAAGCCATTAAATCCATGAGCGCTTTTTcattcagaatttttttttttcactattgGAGCTTCGAGTGAAATACAAATGACTAGATATTTGTATTTCTCATACTGCTCCGCAAATTGAATTTGCCGCTACATGATGGCAAATCGGTTCAATTCCTTTTTGCTTCTTCATGGTACGCGGCACAAATATTTGTTACCTGGACAATAAATTTCAATACAACGATAACAAAGAGATTGGTTCTTGAAATTTTCAATTACCAACGAAAAGACTATTGCATCAACTTCACAAATTAATTCtacaaattaagaaaaaaaagaacTTGAGAAATCAGGCGGAAAATGTGCAGAAATCGTAAtccaatgattttttttatccaCCTTGTGATTGATTCGCATTCTGACCACAAAATTCTGTTGAAACTAAACTTCTGTAATTCTACATATCGGAATTAAATAACATGGTATTTACAATCTCAACTTGGAGTTAATTAACACGATATTAACAGTAGCAGTAGCAGACATTTAGCATTCAGCCAAAAATAGGTAAATAAACCGGAGACATTGAAACGAACAATAAAAACTTGCACGGATTGCAACGGCGATGCAAATTGACGCTTTCTATCGCTCGATCTGACACCAGACGACGATTCCAGCTACCGAGTCTCCCGTTTCAGCCTTTCATGAAAAATGACTACGATACTTTAAAATTCTGGCCTTTACCTTGTTTCTCTGAGTCTTTCAACTATTTCAGCAGATCGGACACCCATTCGACGTCAGGTGCCGCCTCTGCTTCGTCAAAGATACCATTTTTACTCAGCCTCTCGAACATCTTCGCCCGTAGCTCACGCCCCGACTCCACTCTCCCCATCGGCAGATGCTCCTCCGGCCAACCAGCAGTCACGCCCACCGGAGTCGCCGGCAAGCTACGGAAAGCAGTGTCGAATCCAACAGCCGCCCCCCGCGGGGAGACGAAACCGGTGTTCCCCATCTGCAACCCCCTCGTACTCGGCATAGACTCCGCCCTGTTCAGCTGCAACTGCCTTAGCGATGCCACTATCTCGTTCATACTCGAGCTAGCTGGCCACGACGCCCGCAGCAGCTTGCCGCCGCTAGGCGAAATCGGCGGAGATTCTGCCGGCGGCGACTTTGGCGGCGAGATGAGTGTCGAAGTCGGGGAGGAGGCGAGGCCTTTGGAAAAGCTATAGTGCAAAGAGGACTGGTGACGCAGAGGCGACCCGTCGTACGACTCCCGCACCGCGGCGCTCTGCCTCAGAAACGACGTCTGCAGCCCGCGGAGCTGATCGGGAGTGTGCGCGAAGAAGCAAACGCGGCGGCGGCAGTCGGTGCCGTCCTTGCAGGGCTGGGTCCTGTAGCGGTCCGGGTGGAGCCAACACTCGAACACTCCGTGCGCGAGTTCGCAGGCGTCTCCGCGCTTGCACCCGACGGGTTTGCGGAAGTCCGGACAGGCAGTGCCGGAGTAGCTGTGCTTCCGCAGGTCGCGTCGGCGTGCCTTCTCGCCCGGGTGAGCAAAAGGGCAATCGGCCCAGTCGTGCGACCGGCCGCGGCCGCAAATCTTCACCTTGAAGTCGTAGATCCTGAATTCGTCCGACGCGTACGCGTCCACCATCGGCGGCGCGTCGGATCCGGAATCAACTTCTTCCTCGTG is drawn from Zingiber officinale cultivar Zhangliang chromosome 1B, Zo_v1.1, whole genome shotgun sequence and contains these coding sequences:
- the LOC122052071 gene encoding zinc finger CCCH domain-containing protein 2-like; its protein translation is MKTAIDGQTAFMMIGRGISHLNPIASVPPRTPFDDLTVGNFASSPFHVSSVITTGDCLPFDEAMLASLQFYPTHEEEVDSGSDAPPMVDAYASDEFRIYDFKVKICGRGRSHDWADCPFAHPGEKARRRDLRKHSYSGTACPDFRKPVGCKRGDACELAHGVFECWLHPDRYRTQPCKDGTDCRRRVCFFAHTPDQLRGLQTSFLRQSAAVRESYDGSPLRHQSSLHYSFSKGLASSPTSTLISPPKSPPAESPPISPSGGKLLRASWPASSSMNEIVASLRQLQLNRAESMPSTRGLQMGNTGFVSPRGAAVGFDTAFRSLPATPVGVTAGWPEEHLPMGRVESGRELRAKMFERLSKNGIFDEAEAAPDVEWVSDLLK